The region TGGTGCGCATCTCTCCCTTTAACGCTGCAGGCAAACGCCAGACCTCCTTTGTATCCTGCGATGTTATGCCGGACATTGAAGAGGACTTGGATGTGGAGATCAACGAAGAGGACCTTCGTATTGATACCTACCGTTCCAGCGGTGCCGGCGGCCAGCATATCAACAAGACTTCATCCGCCATCCGCATTACCCACCTTCCTACGGGAATTGTGGTTCAGTGCCAGAATGAACGCTCCCAGTTCCAGAACAAGGACAAGGCCATGCAGATGTTAAAGGCAAAGCTTTATATGCTGAAGCAGCAGGAAAATGCGGAAAAGCTGTCCGGAATCAGGGGTGATGTGACAGAGATCGGCTGGGGAAACCAGATCCGTTCTTATGTCCTACAGCCATATACCATGGTCAAGGATCACAGGACCAATGCGGAAACAGGCAATGTAGGAAGCGTTCTGGATGGTTCCCTGGATCAGTTCATGTACGCCTATTTACGCTGGATAAGCACCGGGGCAAAGGCCGGTGACAACAGCGGGGAATAAGGTCTTTTCCCTGTATTTTTTTTAAAACTGAAGAAAATAAATAGAAAAATAGTTGCATACCCTGCACAAATATGATAATATCTTCCCTATGAGCACAGATGTATTTCGGTTGCGGACACAGAAGGGAAGATATTTTTTTATGGAAGAAAAAAGTAAATATTTTGTGGTAAAGCAAAAGGCTGTACCTGAAGTATTGCTGAAAGTAGTTGAGGCAAAGAAGCTGTTGGAATCGGAGCGTGTCATCACAGTTCAGGAGGCGACTGACCGGGTGGGGATCAGCCGCAGTTCTTTTTATAAGTATAAGGATGATATCTTTCCTTTTTATGATAATACGAAAGGGAAAACCATTACGCTTGTGATGCAGATGGATGATGAACCCGGGCTGTTGTCTGACCTGCTTCATGTGGTAGCTGTGTACCGCGCCAATATTCTTACCATTCACCAGAGCATTCCGGTCAACGGAGTGGCAACCCTGACATTAAGTGTGGAAGTCCTTGAGACCACCGGTAATGTTTCAAAAATGGTTGAAGATATGGAAGAAAAAAATGGGGTCCACTACGTTAAAATTTTAGCCAGGGAGTAGAGTTATGATTTTCTTTACAAAGGAAATAGGAGACAAATTATGAAAAATATTGCAATTATGGGCTATGGTACCATTGGATCAGGTGTGGCAGAGGTATTGGAAAGAAACAAAGAGGTGATTGCAAAAAAAGCAGGCGACATGGTTGGTGTAAAGTATGTTCTGGATTTAAGGGAATTTCCAGGAGATCCCATGGAGGATAAGATTGTTCATGATTTTTCCATCATTGAGAAAGATCCTGAGGTCTCCATGGTGATTGAGACCATGGGAGGCTTAAATCCGGCTTATCCCTTTGTAAAGGCAAGTCTGAAGGCAGGAAAACATGTGGCTACCTCCAACAAGGCACTGGTTGCGGCATATGGCACCGAGCTGTTAGAAATTGCCAGAGAACACCATGTGAATTTCTTTTTCGAAGCCAGCGTAGGGGGAGGCATTCCCATTATACGTCCGATCTACACTTCCCTTGCTGGTGAGGAGATCGAAGAGATCACCGGTATTTTAAATGGGACTACTAACTTTATCTTGACAAAAATGGCAAAAGCAGGAGAGTCCTTTGAGTCGGCCTTAAGAGAGGCACAGGCCCTAGGATATGCAGAGAGGAATCCGGAAGCCGATGTGGAGGGACACGATACCTGTCGGAAAATTGCCATCCTGACGGCCATGGCAACGGGACACGAGGTCAGTTATGAGCATATTTATACAGAAGGGATTACAAGAATAACGGATGTGGATTTCCGCTATGCCGAAGCCATGGGAACCTCTGTAAAGCTGTTTGGATCAAGCCGGATCCAGGGAGGTAACGTCCATGCATTTGTAGCCCCGGTCATGATCGGAAAGGATCACCCCCTATATTCCGTAGATGATGTTTATAACGGCATTCTTGTAAAGGGAAATATGCTGGGCACTTCCATGTTCTATGGAAGCGGTGCAGGAAAGCTTCCCACTGCCAGCGCAGTGGTGGCGGATATTGTTGAAGCCCTGAAAGCCTTTGACCACCATGTGGAAATGGGATGGGACAGGGAAAACCTTACGATTTCACCCATAGACAGCTTTTCCTTCCGCTGCTTTGTGAGAGTCAAGGGAATCGCTGAAAAGCGAATAAAGGAAGTAGAGGAAGTGTTCGGCAAGGTGGATGTGGTGGAACTGGACCATATGGATGAATTTGCAGTCCTTACAAAGGCCATGACCGAAGAGGAATACAGGTTGAAAGCGAAACAACTGCCGGGGATCAGGCAGCGGATCCGCGCAGAATTTGAAACTGTGTAACAAGTTTATGAGCATACAGCAAAGCGGATGGGAATATCCGCTTGACTTTTCGCCAGGAGGCATCAATGTTAGTAGTAAAAAAATTTGGCGGTAGCTCCGTCGCAGACAAGGAAAGAATTTTTAATGTGGCAAAGCGCTGCATTGAGGAATATGAAAAAGGCAATCAGGTAGTAGTGGTCCTGTCCGCTATGGGAAAGACGACGGATGGTCTCATTGCAAAGGCCCTTGAGATTAATCCTGACCCTCCCAAAAGGGAGCTGGATATGCTCTTAGCCACAGGAGAACAAGTCAGTGTGGCTCTTATGGCTATGGCAATGAATTCTTTGGGAGTTCCGGCCGTTTCTTTAAATGCGGCTCAGGTGGCCATGCACACCACCTCTGCCTACGGGAAAGCCAAATTAAAACGGATCGACACGGAGCGCATCCGGCATGAACTGGAGGCCAGGAAAATCGTGATCGTCACAGGCTTTCAGGGGATCAGCAAATACGATGACTTAACAACCCTTGGACGAGGGGGCTCCGATACAACAGCCGTAGCCCTTGCAGCCGCACTTCATGCGGACGCATGTGAGATTTACACGGATGTGGAAGGGGTATATACTGCAGATCCCCGCATTGTTCCAAATGCCAGAAAGCTTCCTGAGGTTTCGTATGATGAAATGCTGGAATTCGCTTCTCTGGGAGCAAAAGTGCTCCATAACCGGTCTGTGGAGATGGCAAAGCGCTATGGTGTTCAGTTGGTTGTTCTGTCGAGCCTGACCAGGGCAGAAGGTACCGTTGTCAAGGAGGAAACAAAATTGGAGAGAATGCTGGTTAGCGGCGTGGCCGCGGATAAAAATGTAGCCCGTATTTCAGTCATCGGGGTCAAGAATACGCCTGGAATTGCTTTTAAGATTTTCAATCTCCTGGCAAAGAACAATATTAACGTGGATATCATCATACAGTCCATCGGGCGGGAAGAGAGGAAAGATATTTCCTTTACAGTGGCAAAGACTGACTTAAAGGATACCATGGACCTTTTAAATAAAAACAAGGAGTCCATCACTGCCCAGGATGTGACCAGCGAGGAAGGCGTAGCTAAGATTTCCATTATCGGAGCAGGGATGACAGGCAATCCGGGAGTGGCTGCAAAGATGTTTGAAGCTCTTTCCAGCGCCAATGTAAACATCAAGATGATTGCTACCTCAGAGATACGGATCACGGTTCTTATTGATGAAGCGGATGTAAACCGTGCCATGAGGACCGTTCATGATGCCTTTGACCTGGCGGATTAAAGGCCGGCAGAGACATGAACTGGTTAAAAAAAATATTTGGCCTGGGGCTTCCCTGCCTGTTCCATTCCCTGACAGGACTTTACTGTCCGGGCTGCGGCGGGACCCGGGCCGTCCGGTCATTGTTGCAGGGGGACCTGCGGATGAGTTTTCAGTATCATCCGCTGGTCCTTTATGCATGTTTCGTGTTTTTTATGGAGTTGATCTTAAGGACTGCCTTTCAAGGGAAATTGACTTCCGCAGATCATAGAAAAAGAGACAGGATATGGATCCTGGCAGGGGCCGCTATTACGGCAGCCAATTTGATTTTTAAGAATTATATGCTGGTTTTTAAGGGAGTGGACCTGCTTCCTCTTATGAGGTAGGCCCTATTCTCCGGAAGAAGAGGCAGCGGTAAGGGCCTGGGATGCTGTCTCAAAAACCTGTCTGAAGTAATGGCCCAAAGGTGTATTGGTATCCATCGTGTCGTATACAAAAATAATAAATAATGCCATCATAAGGCCGCAGACTGCGGAAATAACAGACAGGATCAGGCCGAGCTGGGCCTGCTGGGTAAAGGGCTTTCCCTGTCTGGAAAGGACGGCACATGCGATGCCGATCAGTCCGAGAAACAGGCCGGCCGGCAGGCTCCAGATGCTGAATAAGGGAAGGCAGTCGCTGGCCAGTCCAAGGCCGCCCAGAAGAACGGACCAGAAGGCTAGGAAAGAACCTGTGGGACGGACCTGGGGCAGCATCCCGTTGTTGCTGTTATGATTTTCTTCCATTCGTAATTTACCTCGTTTGCATATTGTGAAAACAGGAAAATGCTTTCATAAATCATACTATTGTATGATTGTAGCATGAAAAGGGCCCCGTGTCCAGACGGGTATTGCATAAGCCCGGCTGATGAATTATAATAGTAAATTGAAAAAAGGGGGAAAGCAAACCGTCTTTTAACCTTCCGTTTATGAACCAGCCGGATATGCAGGCAAATCCGCTAGATTCATCAGGAAGTAAATTATGAAAAAATAAGGGGAACGCCATGGATATTATAAAGGCATTACAGGAAGAACTCTCCATAGCCCGCGGACAGGTGGAAGCGGCGGTAAAGCTCATTGATGAAGGGAATACCATACCGTTTATTGCAAGATACCGGAAAGAGGCTACCGGTTCCTTAAATGATGAGGTCCTGCGGAATCTGGATGAGCGGCTCCGCTACCTGCGGAACTTAGAAGAGCGGAAGGAGCAGGTTCTTTCTTCCGTCAGGGAGCAGGAGAAGCTGACGCCGGAACTGGAAAAAAAGATACTGGAAG is a window of [Clostridium] saccharolyticum WM1 DNA encoding:
- a CDS encoding aspartate kinase, which gives rise to MLVVKKFGGSSVADKERIFNVAKRCIEEYEKGNQVVVVLSAMGKTTDGLIAKALEINPDPPKRELDMLLATGEQVSVALMAMAMNSLGVPAVSLNAAQVAMHTTSAYGKAKLKRIDTERIRHELEARKIVIVTGFQGISKYDDLTTLGRGGSDTTAVALAAALHADACEIYTDVEGVYTADPRIVPNARKLPEVSYDEMLEFASLGAKVLHNRSVEMAKRYGVQLVVLSSLTRAEGTVVKEETKLERMLVSGVAADKNVARISVIGVKNTPGIAFKIFNLLAKNNINVDIIIQSIGREERKDISFTVAKTDLKDTMDLLNKNKESITAQDVTSEEGVAKISIIGAGMTGNPGVAAKMFEALSSANVNIKMIATSEIRITVLIDEADVNRAMRTVHDAFDLAD
- a CDS encoding homoserine dehydrogenase, which codes for MKNIAIMGYGTIGSGVAEVLERNKEVIAKKAGDMVGVKYVLDLREFPGDPMEDKIVHDFSIIEKDPEVSMVIETMGGLNPAYPFVKASLKAGKHVATSNKALVAAYGTELLEIAREHHVNFFFEASVGGGIPIIRPIYTSLAGEEIEEITGILNGTTNFILTKMAKAGESFESALREAQALGYAERNPEADVEGHDTCRKIAILTAMATGHEVSYEHIYTEGITRITDVDFRYAEAMGTSVKLFGSSRIQGGNVHAFVAPVMIGKDHPLYSVDDVYNGILVKGNMLGTSMFYGSGAGKLPTASAVVADIVEALKAFDHHVEMGWDRENLTISPIDSFSFRCFVRVKGIAEKRIKEVEEVFGKVDVVELDHMDEFAVLTKAMTEEEYRLKAKQLPGIRQRIRAEFETV
- a CDS encoding DUF2752 domain-containing protein, with translation MNWLKKIFGLGLPCLFHSLTGLYCPGCGGTRAVRSLLQGDLRMSFQYHPLVLYACFVFFMELILRTAFQGKLTSADHRKRDRIWILAGAAITAANLIFKNYMLVFKGVDLLPLMR
- a CDS encoding ACT domain-containing protein; its protein translation is MEEKSKYFVVKQKAVPEVLLKVVEAKKLLESERVITVQEATDRVGISRSSFYKYKDDIFPFYDNTKGKTITLVMQMDDEPGLLSDLLHVVAVYRANILTIHQSIPVNGVATLTLSVEVLETTGNVSKMVEDMEEKNGVHYVKILARE